One part of the Streptomyces sp. NBC_00286 genome encodes these proteins:
- a CDS encoding S1 family peptidase translates to MRLSSNSPTHRTAVRRITTGVLAAGAALGLAAASVGTAHAADSADRGRPGTRIIGGTEQPDGKHPFMAALLQKGAGNAHDRQFCGGSLLAPDVVMTAAHCVEGTKPKDIETVVGRTVLSKKNQGQLRDIAEIVVHPRYAEGEGAYDLALLMLDEPVEGIAPVNLPTAGTDALIRPGAKATVIGWGNTDTEVTNYPDRLRGVDVPIVSHIECKASYPQYDTKVNMCAGVEGKDSCQGDSGGPIFRKLQGRKGVFQVGITSYGDGCAAQGAPGVYTYTGSAKLWDTMEESAAGKRALNKLGK, encoded by the coding sequence TCACAGAACAGCGGTCCGGCGGATCACCACCGGCGTGCTCGCGGCCGGTGCGGCCCTCGGGCTCGCCGCCGCGTCCGTCGGTACGGCCCACGCCGCGGATTCGGCGGACCGCGGCCGGCCGGGCACCCGCATCATCGGCGGCACCGAACAGCCCGACGGCAAGCACCCGTTCATGGCGGCGCTGCTGCAGAAGGGTGCCGGCAACGCCCACGACCGGCAGTTCTGCGGCGGCAGCCTGCTGGCGCCCGATGTCGTGATGACGGCCGCGCACTGCGTCGAGGGCACGAAGCCCAAGGACATCGAGACCGTCGTCGGCCGGACCGTGCTGTCCAAGAAGAACCAGGGCCAGCTGCGCGACATCGCCGAGATAGTCGTCCACCCCCGCTACGCCGAGGGCGAGGGGGCGTACGACCTGGCGCTGCTGATGCTGGACGAGCCCGTCGAGGGCATCGCCCCGGTCAACCTGCCGACCGCGGGCACGGACGCGCTGATCCGTCCGGGCGCCAAGGCCACCGTCATCGGCTGGGGCAACACCGATACCGAGGTGACGAACTATCCGGACCGCCTGCGCGGGGTGGACGTGCCGATCGTGTCGCACATCGAGTGCAAGGCGTCGTATCCGCAGTACGACACGAAGGTCAACATGTGCGCCGGGGTCGAGGGCAAGGACTCCTGCCAGGGCGACAGCGGCGGCCCGATCTTCCGCAAGCTGCAGGGCCGCAAGGGCGTCTTCCAGGTCGGCATCACGTCGTACGGCGACGGCTGCGCGGCACAGGGCGCCCCCGGCGTGTACACGTACACCGGCTCCGCGAAGCTGTGGGACACGATGGAGGAGTCTGCGGCTGGTAAGCGGGCGCTGAACAAGCTGGGCAAATAA
- a CDS encoding RNA polymerase sigma factor SigF, with the protein MSADQGSSKVLELAQSESAPDVLHSVDAPVAGALGDGPVLPALPAPPPSTTEAIDTRTLSRSLFLRLAALDENSPERAYVRDTLIELNLPLVRYAAARFRSRNEPMEDIVQVGTIGLIKAIDRFDCERGVEFPTFAMPTVVGEIKRFFRDTSWSVRVPRRLQELRLALTKASDELSQKLDRSPTVPELAAVLGVSEEDVVDGLAVGNAYTASSLDSPAPEDDGGEGSLADRLGYEDTALEGVEYRESLKPLLAKLPPRERQIIMLRFFANMTQSQIGEEVGISQMHVSRLLTRTLAQLREGLISD; encoded by the coding sequence ATGTCCGCAGATCAGGGCAGCTCGAAGGTGCTTGAGCTCGCGCAGAGCGAGTCCGCGCCCGACGTGCTTCACAGTGTCGATGCACCGGTTGCCGGTGCGCTTGGCGACGGCCCGGTCCTCCCGGCCCTTCCGGCCCCGCCCCCCTCGACGACGGAAGCCATCGACACCCGCACCCTGTCCCGCTCCCTGTTCCTGCGGCTAGCCGCACTCGACGAGAACAGCCCGGAGCGCGCCTACGTCCGAGACACCCTCATCGAGCTCAACCTCCCGCTCGTGCGCTACGCGGCAGCCCGCTTCCGCAGCCGTAACGAGCCCATGGAGGACATCGTCCAGGTCGGCACCATCGGCCTGATCAAGGCGATCGACCGCTTCGACTGCGAACGGGGCGTGGAGTTCCCGACGTTCGCGATGCCGACGGTCGTGGGCGAGATCAAGCGCTTCTTCCGCGACACCTCGTGGTCGGTCCGCGTTCCGCGCCGGCTCCAGGAGCTGCGGCTCGCGCTGACGAAGGCGAGCGACGAGCTCTCCCAGAAGCTGGACCGTTCGCCGACGGTGCCCGAACTCGCCGCCGTACTGGGCGTGTCCGAGGAGGACGTGGTCGACGGCCTGGCGGTCGGCAACGCGTACACCGCGTCTTCGCTCGACTCCCCGGCCCCCGAGGACGACGGCGGCGAGGGCTCGCTCGCGGACCGGCTCGGCTACGAGGACACGGCGCTGGAGGGCGTCGAGTACCGCGAGTCCCTCAAGCCGCTGCTCGCCAAACTGCCGCCTCGCGAGCGCCAGATCATCATGCTGCGCTTCTTCGCGAACATGACGCAGTCGCAGATCGGCGAGGAGGTCGGCATCTCGCAGATGCATGTCTCGCGGTTGCTTACGCGGACGTTGGCGCAGTTGCGGGAAGGGCTGATCTCGGACTAG
- a CDS encoding RNA polymerase sigma factor SigF, whose product MGCLQGLKDKEVALTVSASTAPPQEEAPAPAPAPEKRRSADTRALTQVLFGELKQLRPGTPEHHRVRSALIEANLPLVRYAAARFRSRNEPMEDVVQVGTIGLINAIDRFDPDRGVQFPTFAMPTVVGEIKRYFRDNVRTVHVPRRLHELWVQVNSATEDLTTAFGRSPTTAEIAERLRIAEEEVLACLEAGRSYHATSLEAAQEGDGLPGLLDRLGYEDPALDGVEHRDLVRHLLVQLPEREQRILLLRYYSNLTQSQISAELGVSQMHVSRLLARSFARLRSANRIES is encoded by the coding sequence ATGGGTTGTTTGCAAGGGCTGAAGGACAAAGAGGTGGCGTTGACCGTGTCGGCCAGTACTGCGCCGCCCCAGGAAGAGGCCCCGGCGCCTGCTCCTGCCCCCGAGAAACGTCGCAGCGCCGACACCCGGGCGCTCACACAGGTGCTCTTCGGGGAGCTGAAGCAGCTGCGGCCGGGTACGCCCGAGCACCATCGCGTACGCAGCGCGCTGATCGAGGCCAATCTGCCGCTCGTGCGCTACGCCGCCGCCCGCTTCCGGAGCCGTAACGAGCCCATGGAAGACGTCGTCCAGGTCGGCACGATCGGGCTGATCAACGCGATCGACCGCTTCGACCCGGACCGGGGCGTGCAGTTCCCGACCTTCGCGATGCCGACGGTCGTCGGCGAGATCAAGCGGTACTTCCGGGACAACGTCCGCACCGTGCACGTACCGCGTCGGCTGCACGAACTGTGGGTGCAGGTGAACAGCGCGACCGAGGACCTCACGACGGCGTTCGGGCGCTCGCCCACCACCGCCGAGATCGCCGAGCGGCTGCGGATCGCCGAGGAGGAGGTACTGGCCTGCCTCGAGGCCGGACGCTCGTACCACGCCACCTCCCTGGAAGCGGCCCAGGAGGGCGACGGGCTGCCGGGCCTGCTCGACCGGCTCGGCTACGAGGACCCGGCCCTGGACGGAGTCGAGCACCGTGATCTCGTACGGCACCTCCTGGTCCAACTCCCGGAACGGGAACAGCGAATTCTGCTGCTGCGCTACTACAGCAATCTCACCCAGTCGCAGATCAGTGCCGAACTGGGCGTCTCCCAGATGCATGTGTCAAGGCTGCTCGCCCGCAGCTTCGCCAGGCTGAGGTCCGCAAACAGGATCGAGTCATAG
- the tadA gene encoding tRNA adenosine(34) deaminase TadA has product MRLALDEARLAVRGGDVPVGAVVLSADGTTVLATGHNEREATGDPTAHAEVLAIRRAAAGLGQWRLTDCTLVVTLEPCTMCAGAIVQSRVDRLVYGARDAKAGATGSLWDVVRDRRLNHRPEVIGGVLDEECARLLTDFFSTR; this is encoded by the coding sequence ATGCGGCTCGCCCTGGACGAGGCTCGACTGGCCGTCCGGGGCGGGGACGTCCCCGTCGGCGCCGTCGTGCTGTCCGCGGACGGTACGACGGTGCTCGCCACCGGACACAACGAACGCGAAGCCACCGGCGATCCCACGGCACACGCCGAGGTCCTCGCCATCCGCCGCGCCGCCGCCGGACTGGGACAGTGGCGGCTGACGGACTGCACGCTCGTCGTGACCCTCGAACCCTGCACGATGTGCGCGGGCGCGATCGTGCAGTCCCGCGTGGACCGCCTCGTCTACGGCGCCCGCGACGCGAAGGCCGGCGCGACCGGCTCCCTCTGGGACGTCGTACGCGACCGGCGCCTCAACCACCGCCCCGAAGTGATCGGCGGCGTACTCGACGAGGAGTGCGCCCGCCTGCTCACCGACTTCTTCAGCACCCGCTGA
- a CDS encoding tRNA adenosine deaminase-associated protein — MYFAALLARTEDGWEASDTELDDVETLSDLADLAREASTEDDTVLVLIEQEDAWFGVVRVDGEDDPRIYVSDAAAAARSSYGEILLTDELLGREPGDDVPDLDSLDLDGTEDGEPENDSDDDDDVVGGAASGEAVLSGPIGDREILADLGVDEKELLILDSNDALNEIAEVLGAAEVLETVR; from the coding sequence GTGTACTTCGCCGCACTGCTCGCGCGCACCGAAGACGGGTGGGAAGCGAGCGACACAGAGCTCGACGATGTGGAGACCCTGTCCGACCTGGCCGACCTGGCCCGTGAAGCCTCGACCGAAGACGACACGGTGCTCGTACTCATCGAGCAGGAGGACGCGTGGTTCGGCGTCGTCCGCGTGGACGGCGAGGACGACCCTCGTATCTACGTCTCGGACGCCGCCGCCGCGGCCCGCAGCTCGTACGGCGAGATCCTGCTCACGGACGAACTGCTCGGAAGGGAGCCGGGCGACGACGTCCCGGACCTGGACTCCCTCGACCTCGACGGCACGGAGGACGGTGAACCCGAGAACGACTCCGACGACGACGATGACGTCGTCGGCGGGGCCGCTTCGGGCGAGGCCGTGCTGTCCGGACCCATCGGAGACCGCGAGATCCTCGCCGACCTCGGCGTGGACGAGAAGGAACTGCTCATCCTGGACAGCAATGACGCGCTGAACGAGATCGCCGAGGTGCTCGGCGCCGCGGAGGTCCTGGAGACCGTCCGCTGA
- the upp gene encoding uracil phosphoribosyltransferase, whose protein sequence is MRLHVVDHPLVAHKLTTLRDQRTDSPTFRRLADELVTLLAYEATRDVRTEQVDIVTPVAGTTGVKLSHPRPLVVPILRAGLGMLDGMVRLLPTAEVGFLGMIRNEETLQASTYANRMPEDLSGRQVYVLDPMLATGGTLVAAITELIKRGADDVTAVVLLAAPEGVEVMERELAGTPVTVVTASVDERLNEHGYIVPGLGDAGDRMYGSAE, encoded by the coding sequence ATGCGTCTTCACGTCGTCGACCACCCTCTGGTCGCCCATAAGCTCACCACGCTGCGCGACCAGCGCACCGACTCCCCGACCTTCCGGCGGCTGGCCGACGAACTGGTCACCCTGCTCGCCTACGAGGCCACCCGTGACGTGCGTACCGAGCAGGTCGACATCGTGACGCCGGTGGCCGGGACCACCGGCGTCAAGCTGTCCCACCCGCGCCCCCTGGTCGTACCGATCCTGCGGGCCGGCCTCGGCATGCTGGACGGCATGGTGCGCCTGCTGCCGACCGCCGAGGTGGGCTTCCTGGGCATGATCCGCAACGAGGAGACGCTCCAGGCGTCCACGTACGCGAACCGCATGCCGGAGGACCTCTCCGGCCGCCAGGTGTACGTACTCGACCCCATGCTCGCCACGGGCGGCACCCTCGTCGCGGCCATCACGGAGCTGATCAAGCGCGGCGCCGACGACGTGACCGCTGTGGTGCTCCTGGCCGCCCCCGAGGGCGTCGAGGTCATGGAACGCGAGCTGGCCGGCACGCCGGTGACCGTCGTGACGGCGTCGGTCGACGAGCGGCTGAACGAGCACGGCTACATCGTGCCGGGGCTCGGAGACGCGGGGGACCGGATGTACGGGTCTGCGGAGTAG
- a CDS encoding LytR C-terminal domain-containing protein, producing MSMLTPPGMGGQYKITGDKYPRMRRNRGRRRLAFAAVGSAAALGLLGWGTLQLIDVFTGSGDKAGAVGAAPDCTPSPSPSASQSPVKALPKPGQITVNVLNATPRSGLAKSTADELKKRGFKIGEVGNATKEYDKKVKGTGILLGSAAATDSALPVLRTQLADAQLKTDTRTKPAEVDLVIGNGFKALTPKAAADKALTTLADPKPTPSPTKQGC from the coding sequence ATGAGCATGCTGACTCCCCCTGGGATGGGCGGCCAGTACAAGATCACGGGGGACAAGTACCCGCGGATGCGCCGCAACCGCGGGCGCCGCAGGCTCGCGTTCGCGGCCGTCGGCTCCGCCGCCGCGCTCGGTCTGCTCGGCTGGGGGACGCTGCAGCTCATCGACGTGTTCACCGGCAGCGGCGACAAGGCCGGAGCGGTGGGCGCGGCACCGGACTGCACGCCCTCGCCGTCACCGTCCGCCTCGCAGTCGCCGGTCAAGGCCCTCCCGAAGCCCGGCCAGATCACCGTGAACGTCCTCAACGCCACACCCCGCAGCGGCCTCGCCAAGAGCACCGCGGACGAACTCAAGAAGCGCGGCTTCAAGATCGGCGAGGTGGGCAACGCGACGAAGGAGTACGACAAGAAGGTCAAGGGCACCGGGATACTGCTCGGCTCCGCGGCGGCCACCGACAGCGCGCTCCCCGTACTCCGCACCCAACTGGCCGACGCCCAGCTGAAGACCGACACCCGTACGAAGCCCGCCGAGGTCGACCTCGTCATCGGCAACGGCTTCAAGGCGCTGACGCCGAAGGCGGCCGCCGACAAGGCCCTGACCACGCTGGCCGACCCGAAGCCGACGCCGTCACCGACGAAGCAGGGTTGTTAG
- a CDS encoding type II toxin-antitoxin system VapB family antitoxin — MIFKRIGNGRPYPDHGRESTRQWADVAPRPVRLDQLVTTKGQLDLETLLAEDSTFYGDLFAHVVKWQGDLYLEDGLHRAVRAALQQRQVLHARVLELD; from the coding sequence GTGATCTTCAAGCGCATCGGAAACGGCCGGCCGTACCCCGACCACGGCCGGGAAAGCACCCGGCAGTGGGCGGATGTCGCGCCGCGCCCGGTCCGCCTCGATCAGCTGGTGACGACCAAGGGCCAGCTCGACCTGGAAACACTGCTCGCCGAGGACTCGACGTTCTACGGCGACCTCTTCGCGCATGTCGTGAAGTGGCAGGGCGACCTGTACCTGGAGGACGGCCTCCACAGAGCCGTCCGCGCCGCGCTCCAGCAGCGCCAGGTGCTGCACGCCAGGGTCCTCGAGCTCGACTGA
- a CDS encoding maleylpyruvate isomerase family mycothiol-dependent enzyme, producing MTTLFGPAIDTRPLFVRERRALLDLLGSLEVGDWGRPTVCPGWDVHDVVGHVLNDYMRRLSGLRDGWRDAVFADDETLPAYLARVNGLFVEATRQCSPRLMVELLAHLGPQLDEVWAGVRLDAPAPVDVSWASTDEPSPAWLDVAREYTEFWVHQQQIRDAVERPGADEPELLGPVIDTFLRALPHTLRTVDRPRGTTVRFDVTGPAGGTWWAIRDADRWLPGTPGGEAAAHVTMDQDTLWRLATRGILPEEARSRSVLTGDEPLTTTATTLLAVVA from the coding sequence ATGACGACGTTATTCGGGCCCGCCATCGACACCCGTCCACTGTTCGTGCGTGAGCGCCGGGCGCTGCTCGACCTGCTGGGCTCGTTGGAGGTCGGGGACTGGGGGCGGCCGACGGTCTGCCCGGGGTGGGATGTGCACGATGTGGTCGGCCATGTCCTCAACGACTACATGCGCCGCCTCTCGGGTCTCCGGGACGGGTGGCGCGATGCCGTGTTCGCGGACGACGAGACGCTGCCCGCGTACTTGGCGCGGGTGAACGGGCTCTTCGTCGAGGCCACGCGCCAGTGCAGCCCGCGCCTGATGGTCGAACTGCTCGCGCACCTCGGCCCGCAGCTCGACGAGGTCTGGGCCGGTGTCCGGCTCGACGCCCCCGCCCCCGTCGATGTGTCGTGGGCCTCCACGGACGAGCCGAGTCCCGCCTGGCTGGACGTCGCCCGCGAGTACACGGAGTTCTGGGTGCACCAGCAGCAGATCCGCGACGCCGTCGAACGCCCCGGTGCCGACGAGCCGGAGCTGCTCGGCCCGGTGATCGACACGTTCCTGCGCGCCCTGCCGCACACGCTTCGCACCGTGGACCGGCCGCGGGGAACGACCGTGCGTTTCGACGTCACCGGCCCCGCGGGCGGCACCTGGTGGGCCATCCGGGACGCCGACCGCTGGCTTCCCGGCACGCCCGGCGGGGAGGCCGCGGCACACGTGACGATGGACCAGGACACCCTGTGGCGGCTGGCCACCCGGGGCATCCTCCCCGAAGAGGCCCGCAGCCGTTCCGTACTGACGGGGGACGAGCCTCTGACCACGACCGCTACCACGCTGCTCGCGGTGGTGGCATGA
- a CDS encoding HhH-GPD-type base excision DNA repair protein, producing MDVTLHLAQQPEADELLGRSPLAALVGMLLDQQIPMEWAFAGPYTIAQRMGADDLDAHEIAAYDPEAFAALLATKPAVHRYPGSMAKRIQQLCQYLVEHYDGDAAALWKDVASGVELLNRLNSLPGFGTQKSQIFLALLGKQLGVRPDGWREAAGAYGAPESFRSVADITGPESLAKVRAHKQELKAAAKAAKGSGSGKASGKSPDK from the coding sequence ATGGACGTGACCCTTCACCTCGCTCAGCAGCCCGAAGCCGACGAACTCCTCGGGCGCAGTCCGCTGGCCGCGCTGGTCGGCATGCTGCTGGACCAGCAGATTCCGATGGAGTGGGCGTTCGCGGGCCCGTACACCATCGCCCAGCGGATGGGCGCGGACGACCTCGACGCACACGAGATCGCGGCGTACGACCCCGAGGCCTTCGCCGCCCTCCTCGCCACGAAACCGGCGGTGCACCGCTACCCCGGCTCGATGGCCAAGCGCATCCAACAGTTGTGCCAGTACCTGGTGGAGCACTACGACGGCGACGCCGCCGCGCTCTGGAAGGACGTGGCCAGCGGCGTGGAACTCCTCAACCGCCTGAACTCCCTCCCCGGCTTCGGCACCCAGAAGTCCCAGATCTTCCTGGCCCTCCTGGGCAAACAACTCGGCGTACGCCCAGACGGCTGGCGCGAGGCCGCCGGCGCATACGGCGCCCCAGAGTCGTTCCGCTCGGTCGCGGACATCACGGGCCCCGAGTCCCTGGCGAAGGTCCGGGCCCATAAGCAGGAGCTGAAGGCGGCGGCCAAGGCGGCGAAGGGGTCGGGTTCGGGCAAGGCCTCGGGCAAGTCCCCCGATAAGTAG
- a CDS encoding cupin domain-containing protein, which translates to MASDITPEDLVDHYQLEPIPKEGGRFRELWAGPERADGRPEGTSIVVLLTSEPGDFSAMHRLPTDEVWHFYLGDPLEMLLLDPDGTSRTVVLGPDVLGGQYVQFTVPAGTWMGARVVAGGAWSFFGCTMAPGFTYGGYEHGDAAELTARYPAEAARISALSRP; encoded by the coding sequence ATGGCCAGTGATATCACTCCCGAAGACCTCGTCGATCACTATCAGTTGGAGCCGATCCCCAAGGAAGGCGGGCGGTTCCGGGAGCTCTGGGCCGGGCCCGAGCGGGCGGACGGGCGGCCCGAGGGGACCTCGATCGTTGTGCTGCTGACCTCGGAGCCTGGGGATTTCTCGGCGATGCACCGGCTTCCCACCGATGAGGTGTGGCACTTCTATCTCGGTGATCCGCTGGAGATGCTGCTGCTCGACCCGGACGGTACGTCCCGCACCGTCGTCCTCGGTCCCGATGTGCTCGGTGGGCAGTACGTGCAGTTCACGGTGCCCGCGGGGACCTGGATGGGCGCGCGGGTCGTGGCGGGCGGCGCCTGGTCGTTCTTCGGGTGCACGATGGCGCCCGGGTTCACCTATGGAGGTTACGAGCACGGGGACGCGGCCGAGTTGACCGCGCGGTACCCGGCGGAGGCGGCGCGGATCTCCGCGCTGAGCCGGCCGTGA
- a CDS encoding copper resistance CopC/CopD family protein — MVAAPRRAVALVLMLGTLLLLGGAGTASAHAYVRDTNPREGTVLKTAPKHVTMTFTESVGIADDSIRVLSPDNVRMNAGATEHAGGSDTVRVRLQNDLPEGTFTVAWRVVSADSHPISGAFTFSVGAPSATTANASAEPAVDPASGLLYDLARYAAYTAGALLIGAATFVLACRPPAVRPLRKLFRLAWWTLLLSTVALLFLRGPYARGTGPATLLDLSLLKDTLSGRPGWALLARLVLVGLAGVFLVRLGGARDASRADVRTAERADDRTDVLVDERPKLAVVVSGGVLAVALAVTWAAAEHASAGIQVPVAIVSSVLHLLAMAVWMGGLAALLTTLRRDETLPSAASVARFSRLAFASVVVLVITGVYQSWRGLGSWEALTGTSYGRILAAKVVAVVLLLGAAAYSRRWTAGLVAAQEPVRVRELETVGAASTSTGGGGAGDETGKAEGLEEHDGRDEPGKSVDIGEGGEHAATPPPHQALRRSVLAEVVVGVVVLLLTTVLTGTQPGRAATETPATSTAPAGQPTTSMTLIPFDVGTPNGKGKVQIVLEPGRVNENTVQAVVIRSDGVIATVPELRLTFTLPTEKIGPIDAELTDQGGYWATNSLNLPLPGTWTMKATIRTSDIDQVTVSKKVQISP; from the coding sequence ATGGTGGCGGCGCCGCGACGGGCGGTGGCCCTCGTCCTGATGCTGGGCACCCTGCTCCTGCTGGGCGGTGCCGGAACCGCGTCCGCGCACGCCTACGTGCGTGACACCAATCCACGCGAGGGAACCGTCCTCAAGACCGCCCCGAAACACGTCACCATGACCTTCACCGAGTCGGTCGGTATCGCCGACGACTCGATCCGGGTCCTCAGCCCCGACAACGTGCGCATGAACGCGGGCGCCACCGAGCACGCCGGCGGCTCCGACACCGTGCGAGTACGGCTCCAGAACGATCTGCCTGAGGGCACGTTCACCGTGGCCTGGCGGGTGGTCTCGGCGGACAGCCACCCGATCTCGGGCGCGTTCACGTTCTCGGTCGGCGCACCCTCGGCGACCACCGCGAACGCCTCCGCCGAGCCCGCCGTGGACCCCGCCTCCGGTCTGCTCTACGACCTGGCCCGATACGCCGCGTACACCGCCGGCGCGCTGCTCATCGGCGCGGCCACCTTCGTCCTCGCTTGCCGCCCGCCCGCCGTACGCCCCCTCCGGAAACTCTTCCGCCTCGCCTGGTGGACCCTGCTCCTGTCCACCGTCGCGCTGTTGTTCCTCCGCGGCCCGTACGCCCGCGGAACCGGCCCCGCGACCCTCCTCGACCTCTCCCTCCTCAAGGACACGCTGAGTGGCAGGCCGGGGTGGGCGCTGCTGGCGAGGCTGGTGCTGGTGGGGTTGGCGGGGGTCTTTCTCGTACGACTGGGGGGTGCGCGTGATGCGTCACGGGCGGACGTGCGGACGGCCGAGCGGGCGGACGATCGGACGGACGTGCTTGTGGACGAGCGGCCGAAGCTCGCCGTCGTCGTCTCGGGCGGGGTGCTCGCCGTGGCGCTGGCGGTCACCTGGGCTGCCGCCGAGCACGCGTCCGCGGGGATCCAGGTTCCCGTGGCGATCGTCTCCTCCGTACTGCATCTGCTCGCGATGGCGGTGTGGATGGGCGGCCTCGCGGCGCTGCTCACCACGCTGCGCCGGGACGAGACCCTGCCTTCGGCGGCGTCGGTGGCCCGTTTCTCGCGGCTCGCTTTCGCGTCCGTGGTGGTCCTGGTGATCACGGGTGTCTACCAATCGTGGCGGGGGCTCGGTTCGTGGGAAGCGCTCACCGGTACGTCGTACGGGCGGATCCTGGCCGCAAAGGTGGTTGCGGTGGTGCTGCTGCTGGGGGCGGCGGCGTACTCGCGGCGCTGGACGGCGGGGCTGGTCGCGGCTCAAGAGCCGGTGCGGGTGCGGGAGTTGGAGACGGTGGGGGCGGCGAGTACGAGTACAGGGGGTGGGGGCGCGGGTGACGAGACCGGCAAGGCCGAGGGGCTTGAGGAGCACGACGGCCGCGATGAGCCCGGCAAATCCGTCGACATCGGCGAAGGCGGCGAACACGCCGCGACCCCGCCCCCGCACCAGGCCCTGCGCCGTTCCGTGCTGGCCGAAGTCGTCGTAGGCGTCGTGGTGTTGCTGCTCACGACGGTTCTCACCGGCACCCAGCCGGGCCGGGCCGCGACCGAGACCCCGGCCACGTCTACGGCGCCGGCCGGTCAGCCCACGACCTCGATGACCCTGATCCCCTTCGACGTCGGCACTCCGAACGGCAAGGGCAAGGTCCAGATCGTTCTGGAGCCGGGTCGCGTCAACGAGAACACGGTCCAAGCGGTGGTCATCCGCTCCGACGGAGTCATCGCCACGGTCCCCGAACTCCGCCTCACCTTCACCCTGCCCACCGAGAAGATCGGCCCCATCGACGCCGAACTCACCGACCAGGGCGGCTACTGGGCCACCAACTCCCTCAACCTCCCCCTCCCCGGCACCTGGACCATGAAGGCCACGATCCGCACGTCGGACATCGACCAGGTGACGGTGTCGAAGAAGGTACAGATCTCGCCCTGA